One region of Trichoderma breve strain T069 chromosome 7 map unlocalized scaffold00007, whole genome shotgun sequence genomic DNA includes:
- a CDS encoding peptidase family m20/M25/M40 domain-containing protein, translating to MPELSGQEEGTSRIVADYLTSLGSFEVFTKIGGHGLAGVLTNGEGPTILLRADMDALPLLEKTGLPYASVRTQVDKSGVEKPVMHACGHDTHVSSMMAVAKLLLSARSHWQGTLICLFQPAEEHLNGAKAMVDDGLYDKIPHPDIVLTQHVDNRRCGTIHLRSGPTMTASVSLQIRIFGRGGHGSAPQDCVDPIIIGSSIVVQLQTIVSRQIDPGQLAVVTCGSIHAGDAPNIIPDSLDLKINIRALTNDIIDRILASVRRIVEAACKAGGCDREPLIETISSTPATINDDATAQTLEKSFASYFGSQLEHMDVVTASEDVSILATAVGAPMVIWFFGSTDPIQWDAAKKNGKLNEIPYNHSPLFAPTIQSLDAAVDAMSLAALTLFKPALEVV from the coding sequence ATGCCTGAACTGTCAGGACAAGAAGAGGGAACATCCCGTATTGTTGCCGATTACCTCACTTCTCTGGGCAGTTTCGAAGTTTTTACAAAGATCGGCGGTCATGGCCTTGCTGGGGTGCTCACCAACGGAGAGGGTCCTACAATCCTTTTGCGCGCCGATATGGATGCATTGCCCTTGTTAGAGAAGACGGGCCTCCCTTATGCAAGCGTGAGAACCCAGGTCGACAAGAGTGGTGTCGAGAAACCAGTTATGCACGCCTGCGGCCATGATACTCATGTTTCGTCTATGATGGCCGTAGCTAAGCTACTGCTGAGCGCTCGTTCTCATTGGCAAGGAACTCTCATTTGCCTATTTCAGCCTGCAGAAGAACACCTGAATGGTGCCAAGGCAATGGTGGATGATGGGCTCTATGACAAAATTCCCCACCCTGATATTGTCCTGACACAGCATGTCGACAACAGACGATGCGGGACGATCCATCTGAGGAGTGGTCCAACCATGACGGCAAGTGTGTCTTTACAGATTCGCATCTTCGGTCGCGGTGGGCATGGTTCGGCTCCTCAGGATTGTGTTGatcccatcatcattggGTCTTCGATTGTGGTTCAGCTACAAACAATTGTCAGCCGCCAAATTGACCCTGGGCAACTAGCGGTTGTTACGTGTGGAAGCATACACGCCGGAGATGCTCCAAATATTATACCCGATTCCTTGGATCTGAAGATTAATATTCGGGCACTTACAAATGACATTATTGACCGAATACTTGCATCCGTGAGGAGAATTGTCGAGGCTGCATGCAAAGCAGGCGGATGCGATCGTGAGCCACTGATCGAGACCATTTCGTCTACTCCTGCGACTATAAACGACGATGCTACCGCCCAAACGCTTGAGAAGAGTTTCGCATCTTATTTTGGATCGCAACTTGAGCATATGGACGTGGTAACTGCAAGTGAAGACGTATCGATCTTGGCAACTGCGGTTGGAGCTCCTATGGTCATATGGTTCTTCGGTTCAACAGATCCAATCCAATGGGATGCCGCTAAAAAGAATGGGAAATTGAATGAGATTCCTTATAATCACTCGCCACTCTTTGCTCCCACCATTCAGAGCCTGGATGCTGCTGTAGATGCAATGTCATTAGCGGCTCTCACACTTTTTAAGCCTGCTTTGGAGGTTGTATAA
- a CDS encoding sugar transporter domain-containing protein produces MYRIWNIYVLAAFGTIGGMIFGFEISSMSAWIGSEQYLEYFNHPNSSEQGGITASMSAGSFIGSLLSGWLADRIGRRLAIQIASVDWIIGAVLQCSAQNVAHLVVGRIVSGLAIGITSSQCIVYLAELAPSRSRGRIVGIQQWSIDWGILIMYLISYGCSVSIHRPAAFRIAWGLQAVPGAVLFVSLFFFPESPRWLASKDRWEECHDVLANLHAKGDRDNLEVLAELEEVREAARIAAESKEIGYLGLFTPKMWKRTVIGVSAQVWQQLLGGNVMLYYLVYIFNMAGMSGNAALTSSIIQYVIFLVTTGGVLFVIDRMGRRWLLIVGALICGVIHFVVGAMMAVYGHHVDSVDGNDILKWQISGPPAKAVIALCYIFVGVCVTWAPGAWIYCGEVFPLKYRAKGVGLAAAGNWAFNLALAFFVPPAFTNIQWKAYMIFGTFCIAMVFHIYFMYPETVKKSLEEIDTLFESDIPAWRSAKAVGTFEEKVARAKEVGGLDDLKKQAKVNHKENV; encoded by the exons ATGTACCGCATTTGGAATATATATG TTCTTGCCGCGTTTGGCACCATCGGCGGCATGATCTTCGGCTTCGAGATCAGCTCCATGAGTGCGTGGATCGGTTCAGAACAATATCTCGAATATTTTAACCACCCAAACTCATCTGAGCAAGGTGGTATCACAGCTTCCATGTCCGCTGGCTCCTTTATTGGCTCTCTTCTATCTGGGTGGCTCGCTGACCGTATTGGCCGCCGGTTGGCTATCCAAATTGCTTCTGTGGATTGGATTATTGGCGCTGTTCTACAATGCTCTGCTCAAAATGTCGCTCATCTTGTCGTGGGCCGCATTGTTAGTGGGCTTGCCATTGGTATAACAAGCTCTCAGTGTATCGTCTATCTCGCGGAACTGGCGCCCTCTCGTTCTCGTGGACGAATTGTTGGTATTCAACAATGGTCCATTGATTGGG GGATTTTGATTATGTACCTTATTTCGTATGGCTGTTCTGTTTCTATCCACCGACCGGCAGCTTTCCGAATTGCCTGGGGCCTCCAGGCTGTTCCTGGAGCTGTCTTGttcgtttctcttttctttttcccagAATCTCCACGCTGGCTTGCCTCCAAAGATCGCTGGGAGGAATGTCACGATGTCCTCGCCAATCTGCACGCCAAAGGAGATCGAGATAACCTCGAGGTGCTAGCTGAGCTAGAGGAGGTtagagaagcagcaagaatCGCAGCAGAGTCAAAGGAAATTGGCTACCTAGGTTTGTTCACTCCGAAAATGTGGAAGCGAACAGTTATCGGTGTCAGTGCCCAAGTCTGGCAACAGCTTCTTGGTGGTAATGTTATGCTGTATTACCTTGTCTATATCTTTAACATGGCCGGCATG TCGGGGAATGCTGCTCTGACATCTTCTATTATCCAATATGTTATTTTTCTTGTCACTACTGGAGGAGTCCTTTTTGTAATCGATCGCATGGGCCGCCGGTGGCTACTCATTGTTGGCGCCCTAATTTGCGGTGTCATCCACTTTGTTGTGggtgccatgatggctgTTTACGGGCATCATGTGGACAGTGTTGATG GTAACGATATCCTGAAATGGCAGATTAGCGGCCCGCCCGCCAAGGCAGTTATTGCTCTATGTTACATTTTTGTCGGAGTTT GCGTTACGTGGGCCCCTGGGGCGTGGATTTACTGCGGTGAAGTCTTTCCCTTGAAATATCGCGCCAAGGGCGTTGGTCTCGCAGCTGCAGGAAATTGGGC TTTTAACCTTGCTTTGGCCTTCTTTGTTCCCCCAGCCTTTACAAATATTCAGTGGAAGGCCTACATGATCTTTGGAACCTTTTGCATTGCTATGGTCTTCCATATCTACTTTATGTACCCGGAAACGGTGAAGAAGTCTCTCGAAGAGATTGATACACTGTTTGAAAGCGACATTCCGGCATGGCGCAGTGCGAAAGCAGTGGGCACGTTTGAAGAGAAAGTAGCACGAGCAAAGGAAGTGGGAGGTTTGGACGACCTCAAGAAACAAGCCAAAGTGAATCACAAAGAGAATGTATGA
- a CDS encoding asp/Glu/Hydantoin racemase domain-containing protein gives MNFERSAHFVNNNLWEEGGEYLHGKALSLERAGADFIICVSNTWHRVSEAFMKDVKIPLYHIADPTAQAILDLKLHTVALLGTKATMSSDYLPNEFSSRFGINIIVPTDEEQIYIDDVIFNELAKSQFTEESRQGYLKIVDELVSRGAQGVILGCTEIPLLIEQKDRPDIPMFNTLELHARGAAERALLD, from the coding sequence ATGAACTTTGAGCGCAGCGCTCATTTCGTGAACAACAATCTgtgggaagaaggaggagagtaCTTGCATGGAAAGGCTctgagcttggagagagcTGGAGCCGATTTCATCATCTGCGTCTCGAACACTTGGCACCGGGTTTCTGAGGCGTTCATGAAGGATGTGAAGATTCCTCTTTATCACATCGCTGATCCAACAGCCCAAGCGATACTGGATCTAAAGCTGCACACCGTTGCCTTGCTGGGAACCAAGGCCACCATGTCCTCGGACTATCTGCCGAATGAGTTCTCAAGCCGTTTCGGAATAAACATTATTGTACCAACAGACGAAGAACAAATTTACATTGACGACGTAATCTTCAACGAACTTGCCAAATCCCAATTCACAGAGGAGTCAAGACAAGGCTACCTGAAGATTGTTGACGAGTTGGTCTCTCGAGGAGCACAGGGTGTGATCCTGGGGTGCACGGAGATCCCGCTACTTATTGAACAAAAGGATCGACCCGATATTCCGATGTTCAACACTTTGGAGCTACATGCGCGGGGTGCTGCGGAGAGGGCGCTGTTGGACTAG
- a CDS encoding alpha/beta hydrolase family domain-containing protein yields MSDNPWEIDETKSGLVSIGSHRLQLSVTGPPRKPNEPAVVIMAGLTSSVLEWSATIGLLGKFVRTFSYERSGFGASDNAPAEVQPTSTRMALELDLLLKAADIKPPYIIIAHSYAGITSREFIHLHKDSLDDIAGVVFVDANTEATPPTRPDETIDAVLGELEGPEGLRIRSESCHKLTNAEWQALLEEEASARHEQTAKAEISFYLASAPVLKEKGHLEIGKAPLLGDRPVSVLQANYAQDLQKMYDAGVSAGNGTETQRAYMRKVISETNEAEARMQKEMLRLSTRSVFTFVPDSGHSIHLERPDAIADQVRWVLDQLNIKN; encoded by the coding sequence ATGTCTGACAATCCGTGGGAAATAGACGAGACCAAGAGCGGTCTTGTCTCTATTGGCAGCCACCGCTTACAGTTGAGCGTTACTGGGCCGCCTAGAAAGCCAAATGAACCGGCGGTTGTCATCATGGCTGGCCTGACAAGCAGTGTGCTTGAATGGTCAGCTACCATAGGTCTTCTGGGCAAATTTGTGCGGACGTTCTCTTATGAGCGATCGGGATTTGGTGCTAGCGACAACGCTCCGGCAGAAGTACAGCCCACATCTACTAGAATGGCACTTGAGttggatcttcttctcaaagccGCCGACATCAAGCCGCCATACATCATAATCGCACATTCGTATGCAGGAATTACGTCGCGCGAGTTCATTCACCTGCACAAAGACAGCTTGGATGACATCGCTGGCGTTGTCTTTGTTGATGCCAATACCGAGGCGACACCGCCAACCCGCCCTGATGAAACCATCGATGCGGTGCTCGGTGAGCTGGAGGGGCCGGAGGGGCTGCGAATCCGATCTGAGAGTTGCCACAAGTTGACCAATGCTGAGTGGCAGGCTTTattggaggaagaggctagTGCAAGACACGAGCAAACTGCAAAGGCTGAAATAAGCTTCTACCTGGCCAGCGCGCCAGTTTTGAAAGAGAAGGGACATCTTGAAATAGGAAAGGCGCCGTTGTTGGGAGATCGCCCTGTGAGCGTTCTGCAAGCCAATTACGCTCAGGACTTACAAAAGATGTATGACGCTGGTGTGTCCGCTGGGAATGGCACGGAAACGCAAAGAGCTTACATGCGTAAAGTTATTTCGGAGACTAATGAAGCCGAGGCAAGAATGCAAAAGGAAATGCTGAGATTGTCTACACGGTCTGTTTTCACTTTCGTTCCAGACAGCGGTCACAGCATCCACCTTGAGAGACCAGATGCTATTGCAGACCAAGTTCGATGGGTGTTGGATCAGCTGAATATTAAGAATTAA
- a CDS encoding methyltransferase domain-containing protein, with protein MSHVDQMHHETALDRWKRFTYVEDLPDELGPFRELLEEYSKVPPNETDEVLVSTRKKLWEVAMYPCIGRWSFLNLRSMQDSHFKIAFERLKQPNDLDTGSNSIDTLLDIGCCIGQVLRKMVHDGIEPNRLFGTDLHPEFISIGTELFNDEGCGLTFVAGDLLNLEDKALDKLDGKITLIHAANFFHLFTWEQQVKIGVRIARFLKPGTTDALIFGKLSEVVG; from the exons ATGTCCCATGTTGATCAAATGCACCACGAAACAGCTTTAGATCGTTGGAAAAGATTCACTTATGTCGAAGATCTTCCAGACGAACTCGGCCCCTTCcgcgagctgctggaggaatACAGCAAAGTGCCCCCCAACGAAACCGATGAAGTCCTTGTCAGCACG CGTAAAAAACTCTGGGAGGTAGCCATGTATCCATGTATTGGTCGATGGAGCTTTCTCAATTTGCGCAGCATGCAAGACTCTCATTTCAAGATCGCATTTGAACGGCTAAAGCAGCCGAATGATCTTGATACTGGGTCAAACTCCATAGATACACTCCTTGATATTGGATGTTGTATTGGCCAAGTACTTCGAAAGATGGTTCACGATGGAATCGAGCCGAACCGGTTGTTCGGTACGGATCTGCACCCCGAGTTTATTTCTATTGGCACGGAGTTATTCAATGATGAAGGGTGCGGCTTGACTTTCGTAGCTGGCGACTTGTTAAATCTCGAGGACAAGGCTTTGGATAAGTTGGATGGCAAGATCACACTCATACATGCGGcaaatttcttccatttATTTACATGGGAGCAGCAGGTGAAGATTGGAGTGCGAATAGCACGATTTTTAAAACCGGGAACGACCGATGCTCTGATCTTCG GAAAGCTTTCAGAAGTTGTGGGATGA
- a CDS encoding fungal specific transcription factor domain-containing protein, protein MAPAQEVHRRVRTGCITCRKRHMKCDERKPQCRHCEISRRDCEYEALDNSALREDGNGLFQFSADHVWLETPSEITFIHSVDVADDDNEEQPLNAPTREHATNQSSINKILDQPANELSPNISVPDSGRDDMVPILTPGPSREAANFASPHSFTSGTSMETIDPVKSLILRRTSGSAIYTQGPAEPLGDPLIARLLHHYINNLACWLDVNDPQRQFETFVPYLAMSCPILLHAVLAFSACHLNRLDGSCDEFYAAHYHDLCVQGLIPALADPSTTLDNVLPISTVILRMYEMMSYETDHQRHLRGCSSLFTHNRKNIGYRALKRTAFWTYFREEIMVALATGKPTTIGPRNWKVDITWGGDTDHVKTEKMTMLTAEVIDYCFSRYPGSHDGDESSWDELQNEANAWKDSLPESFDPVYVIEDGEGFPEILYLCTWHIAAMQFYHLVKVLLALHNPHRPSGIGFLQFARAVEGEILKHTIQLCGMTKALGDKYPGALVNAVQPLVVCGQSLKKPEQQAELVRMLQRIERVTTLATAEGIQSLQEAWSSHGDL, encoded by the exons ATGGCGCCAGCGCAAGAGGTTCATAGGCGGGTCAGGACTG GCTG TATTACATGTCGGAAGCGACATATGAAGT GTGACGAACGGAAACCTCAATGTCGGCACTGCGAAATCAGTCGCCGTGATTGCGAATATGAGGCTCTCGACAATTCCGCCCTGCGCGAGGACGGCAATGGGCTATTCCAGTTCTCAGCAGATCACGTCTGGCTAGAGACACCGTCAGAGA TCACATTTATTCATTCTGTTGATGTCGCCGATGACGATAATGAAGAACAGCCATTGAACGCACCGACGCGGGAACACGCGACCAACCAATCGTCAATCAACAAAATCCTCGATCAACCAGCAAATG AACTATCGCCCAATATTTCTGTACCGGATTCGGGAAGGGACGATATGGTTCCGATCTTAACCCCTGGGCCGTCTCGCGAGGCTGCTAATTTTGCGTCGCCTCATTCATTTACGAGCGGCACTAGCATGGAAACCATTGATCCAGTGAAATCGCTCATCCTTAGACGGACCTCTGGATCTGCTATATATACACAAGGTCCAGCTGAGCCGCTTGGAGATCCACTGATAgcccgcctcctccatcactACATCAATAACTTGGCTTGTTGG CTTGATGTAAATGATCCGCAACGCCAATTCGAGACTTTTGTGCCTTACCTTGCGATGAGTTGTCCTATCTTACTCCACGCTGTCCTTGCATTTTCAGCATGCCATCTCAATCGACTAGATGGATCTTGTGATGAGTTTTATGCTGCTCATTACCATGACTTGTGTGTCCAAGGCCTTATACCAGCGTTAGCCGACCCATCTACGACTCTCGATAACGTACTGCCAATATCCACCGTTATTCTTAGGATGTATGAGATGATGAGCTATGAAACAGATCATCAGAGACATCTTCGGGGGTGCTCGTCTTTATTTACGCATAATCGAAAGAACATTGGCTATCGGGCACTCAAAAGGACAGCATTCTGGACCTATTTCCGTGAAGAGATTATGGTCGCCCTTGCAACAGGAAAGCCAACCACCATCGGTCCCCGCAATTGGAAAGTTGACATTACGTGGGGCGGTGATACGGATCACGTAAAAACGGAGAAAATGACCATGTTGACGGCTGAAGTAATAGATTACTGCTTTTCTCGATACCCTGGAAgtcatgatggtgatgaaagcAGCTGGGACGAGCTGCAGAATGAAGCAAACGCTTGGAAAGACTCGCTGCCGGAGTCATTTGATCCTGTATATGTTATAGAAGATGGCGAAGGATTTCCGGAAATATTGTACCTTTGCACTTGGCATA TTGCGGCGATGCAGTTCTATCACCTGGTAAAGGTGCTTCTTGCCCTACATAATCCACACCGCCCAAGCGGCATTGGGTTTCTACAGTTTGCAAGAGCCGTCGAA GGTGAAATACTAAAGCATACAATCCAATTATGCGGCATGACGAAAGCCCTTGGCGATAAATATCCCGGTGCTTTGGTTAACGCCGTGCAGCCTCTGGTTGTTT GTGGCCAGAGTTTAAAGAAGCCGGAGCAGCAAGCTGAATTGGTCCGTATGCTACAGAGAATTGAACGAGTTACGACGTTGGCGACTGCTGAAGGAATACAATCATTGCAGGAAGCTTGGAGTTCTCATGGCGATTTGTAA
- a CDS encoding fungal specific transcription factor domain-containing protein — MHRLSTNAKSLPQNVTISESLRSPSRDQAVSPISLPEQLLLDNTSSGSPSIDSALNSSSGQLSYDIPSEIGLLSWEQIDANFVNFQPSLAHDFLGDLGPQDETRLHEGVPPEVLLDNDDTDSTPQFVGTTGEFEPYIGERLIRLYERFIAPQYPIFSTQSRPSPKSSPTYLLAAIYAIAQPFMQFDDVLTLDLAYDPLPTSALLQISLKALEFEIHGPTLPVVQAFILLLARPTPHHLISDSSFRCKLLGTLISAAHTLGLHMDPVEWSIPRWQATQRRRLSFIIFKIDTWMASSLGRPPLLNEENWLITSMSAEDGYGACIDEADWRDFIQHAQLVSTLRRVLSELHSLRALSQLSSNIQQTLGISMKILEELSIWHNTTIISSSDDAPASVINLLAYHYTHINICRALLRCHATDGQSNPSSTDADMQRARHEAGRCLSNALLFVNKLKLDASSQFWPAWAPLAFSSIVNLMLHLLVMSSSSEEAKQRMQTVLDTRDSLRIRSKQLPILRLGLLRIDSVFWKGLDQIFVLQPHIYEALSPEFMGLRNTV; from the exons ATGCACAGACTCTCTACCAATGCAAAATCTCTTCCTCAAAATGTTACAATATCAGAATCTCTCAGATCACCTTCGAGAGATCAAGCCGTTTCACCTATTTCGCTGCCTGAACAGCTCTTACTTGACAATACTTCGTCAGGAAGTCCATCAATTGATTCAGCATTGAACTCATCTTCTGGCCAGTTGTCGTATGACATTCCTTCCGAAATTGGTCTTTTATCTTGGGAGCAAATTGATGCCAATTTTGTCAACTTTCAACCAAGTCTCGCACATGATTTTCTGGGTGACTTGGGGCCACAGGACGAAACTCGGCTACATGAAGGCGTGCCCCCCGAGGTCTTACTCGACAACGACGATACTGACAGCACCCCTCAGTTTGTTGGCACTACGGGAGAATTTGAGCCAT ATATTGGGGAGCGGTTGATTCGTCTCTACGAACGCTTCATAGCTCCGCAAtatcccatcttctcaaCTCAATCGCGTCCTTCACCCAAATCATCACCCACATATCTATTAGCAGCCATTTACGCTATTGCACAACCGTTTATGCAATTTGATGATGTATTAACACTAGACCTGGCTTATGATCCATTGCCAACTTCGGCCTTATTACAGATCTCGCTCAAGGCTTTAGAGTTTGAGATACATGGCCCAACTCTTCCTGTTGTTCAAGCTTTCATATTGCTCCTTGCGCGGCCCActcctcatcatctcatctccgaTTCATCCTTCAGGTGCAAATTACTAGGCACCCTTATCTCAGCGGCTCATACGCTTGGGTTGCACATGGACCCTGTTGAGTGGTCTATTCCTCGCTGGCAGGCGACCCAGCGGCGAAGGTTATCTTTCATAATCTTCAAGATTGATACGTGGATGGCTTCCAGCTTAGGAAGGCCTCCTCTTTTGAATGAAGAAAACTGGCTCATCACCTCTATGTCTGCAGAGGATGGATACGGAGCTTGCATAGACGAGGCGGATTGGAGAGACTTCATCCAGCATGCCCAGCTCGTGTCTACTCTGCGCAGGGTACTCTCTGAACTCCA TTCTTTGAGAGCTTTATCTCAATTATCATCTAATATTCAGCAGACATTGGGTATTTCCATGAAAATCCTAGAGGAGCTCTCCATCTGGCATAATACTACTATTATATCATCCTCGGATGACGCACCAGCATCTGTAATCAACTTATTAGCTTACCACTACACACATATCAACATCTGCCGTGCTCTCTTAAGGTGTCATGCCACGGATGGGCAATCGAATCCGTCTTCAACTGATGCTGACATGCAGCGTGCGCGCCATGAAGCTGGAAGGTGCCTGTCAAATGCATTACTTTTTGTCAATAAGCTGAAACTCGATGCATCTTCTCAGTTTTGGCCAGCTTGGGCGccattggccttttcttcGATCGTCAATCTCATGCTGCATTTGCTCGTAATGTCAAGCTCATCAGAGGAAGCCAAGCAGAGAATGCAGACCGTTCTGGATACCCGCGACTCACTCAGAATACGGTCAAAACAATTACCTATTCTCCGACTGGGACTCTTGAGGATTGATTCTGTATTCTGGAAAGGTCTAGACCAAATCTTCGTCTTGCAGCCGCATATATACGAAGCTCTCAGCCCTGAGTTTATGGGTTTGCGAAACACTGTGTAG